From Acanthopagrus latus isolate v.2019 chromosome 22, fAcaLat1.1, whole genome shotgun sequence, the proteins below share one genomic window:
- the sipa1l1 gene encoding signal-induced proliferation-associated 1-like protein 1 isoform X2 yields the protein MTSLKRSQTERSVGGSVPATDEFYTRRLRLPNGGAPPPRSESAHISSSSTTGTNPGVPKMGVRARVADWPPRKDGGGGGVWHITVETDSPSSTNTTSSSGSGSGDRERLGGGGGGGGGGGGGGGGGGGGGGGGGGSGGSGGSGGGGVSAVTAHSNLSAKLGHLISPQDSSMLRNIHNTLKSKMQSKGKDNRFLSPDGYLGSPRKGMRRIRQRSNSDITISELDGDGNEGWSFSGWTPMHREYGSTSSIDKHGVSGESFFDMLKGYQSHEAPDQRSPAPERLTELLTVAPIKQAALDLPDGPLGPARGSPASRLKEREKHLKRRSKSETGGESIFRKLRSVKVEGDTSRAGSDAEDGGKGDESGPAPKPWLCQKGFSHFDVQSLLFDLNEVIHSRQSGSKRKNTTTGASAAAAASASATSSLSSNQSGVYGSPCGSQEELSKEGTGHSTNPALDPGDDKSNDLVLSCPCFRNEIGGECERNISPAKQQGSIGSGGSSSNSSGSTEEGPLDSTLTTHFTNAGVAVLEAPKDGPSQHADRSKRYIVEHVDLGAYYYRKYFYLREHWNYLGVDENLGPVAVSLRREKLDEHKEHGQQYNYRVIFRTSELNTLRGAILEDAVPSTSKHGLARGLPLKEVLEYLVPELNAHCLRLALNTPKVTEQLMKLDEQGLSFQRKVGVMYCMAGQSSEEEMYNNESAGQALEEFLHLLGERVRLKGFTKYRAQLDTKTDSTGTHSLYTTYKDYEIMFHVSTMLPYTPNNKQQLLRKRHIGNDIVTIVFQEPGALPFTPKNIRSHFQHVFVIVRAHNPCSENSSYSVAVTRSKDVPSFGPLIPEGVTFPKSSVFRDFLLAKVINAENAAHKSHKFRAMATRTHQEYLRDLAERHTTSTPIDPSGKFPFISLAHKKKEKSRPYGGAELRSLGATTWPVHVEDHGTGGELEALLAISNDFLILLDQEAKAVVFNCATKDVIGWTLSSPASLRIFYERGDSVSLRSISNNTEDFKEVVKRLEFLTKGCETSEMTLRRNGLGQLGFHVNYEGIVAEVEPYGYAWQAGLRQGSRLVEICKVAVATLTHEQMIDLLRTSVTVRVVIIPPHDDATPRRGCSELYRMPVSDYKGSSSDSGSFEYKFPFRSNNNKWQRTSSSPQQSLTASPQPHTPNRAISLGSSVGKTLSAERLERGAVIPRSVSSDGRPLDTKRMSPGSESYSLASSLALGRSPHNRSSPSNLSCSSDASGSSAHWRQKSMPEQFVSNRHSPMSGERREVVGEGSSSGKSTPNWSRMEDGGSGERGSTEAPVSKSGPGYSGAPRIQRQEQVIHISPKKSSQSDGPYSGHSSSNTLSSTASSGGHSDSDKCTTSLLAPSGGRESRERSVSPWHSPTEGGRRMLERSPAAAESPGPPGERSMDGTGRTPPTHLLVRDSSTYSLSEAGSHSSARHSGHSSPREESSSSATSPSSQSSASPGPKSFYPRQGAQSKYLIGWRKPGSTINSVDFGDTRKKSPGEGGVEAAPTPAARPSLRDMHSPQPHAKSTIEEDVKRHSTPDSPPPPRRHKEKHGQKSPTGQPPSHRRSLHRTLSDESIYRGQRLPCLSDTVAEPALGADVLFSCSTLPRSPTTRGVPLRRPSYKLGVKLHGDLSASDTSLVDLVERHRGPLPPELMPLPSSDRDNLEWTHLVDVANTFETERNTHYVQRSFVFGDANHRSSGASSPQQPHIELQPVPLSRPSSSEGHIGLERKVTKLEAMVKMLQEDLKKEREEKVRLQSQIKRLWEDNQRLQEESQTSAAKLKKFTEWVFNTIDMN from the exons ATGACCAGTCTGAAGCGTTCTCAGACAGAGCGCTCGGTTGGTGGCTCAGTGCCGGCTACTGATGAGTTCTATACCCGCCGCTTGCGTCTGCCAAATGGAGGTGCACCACCACCCCGCAGTGAGAGCGCCcacatctcctcttcctccaccaccgGCACCAACCCTGGCGTCCCTAAGATGGGTGTCCGGGCTCGTGTGGCTGATTGGCCTCCACGGAAagatgggggaggagggggtgtttGGCATATCACTGTCGAAACAGACTCACCCAGCTCTACCAACACCACCAGCTCTTCAGGATCAGGAAGTGGAGATAGAGAAAGACttggaggtgggggagggggaggaggaggaggaggaggtggaggaggtggtggtggtggtggtggtggtggtggaggaggaagtggtggtagtggtggcAGTGGGGGAGGTGGGGTGTCAGCCGTCACAGCCCACAGCAATCTGTCAGCCAAGCTGGGCCACCTGATAAGCCCACAGGACTCATCCATGCTGCGCAACATCCACAACACACTAAAGAGCAAGATGCAGAGCAAGGGAAAGGACAATCGCTTCCTGTCGCCAGATGGATATCTGGGTTCACCTCGCAAAGGCATGAGGCGCATTCGCCAGCGTAGCAACAGTGATATAACTATCAGTGAGCTGGATGGTGACGGCAATGAGGGCTGGTCCTTCTCGGGATGGACACCCATGCACCGTGAGTACGGCAGCACTTCATCCATTGATAAACATGGTGTGTCGGGAGAGAGCTTTTTTGACATGCTAAAGGGATACCAATCCCATGAGGCCCCTGATCAGCGAAGCCCAGCTCCAGAGAGGCTCACGGAACTACTTACCGTGGCTCCAATAAAACAGGCAGCTTTGGACCTGCCAGACGGACCTTTAGGTCCAGCTAGAGGTAGTCCCGCCAGTCGACTGAAGGAACGAGAGAAGCACTTGAAGAGGAGGTCGAAGtcagagacaggtggagagtCAATATTTCGTAAGCTGCGCAGTGTGAAAGTGGAAGGGGACACTTCAAGGGCAGGCTCAGATGCTGAAGATGGAGGTAAGGGGGATGAGAGTGGTCCAGCTCCCAAACCCTGGTTGTGCCAAAAAGGCTTTTCCCATTTTGACGTCCAGTCTCTACTCTTTGACCTCAACGAGGTAATCCACAGTCGTCAGTCTGGGTCCAAACGCAAGAACACCACTACTGGTGcctcggctgctgctgctgcctctgcttcGGCCACATCCTCCCTGTCCTCCAATCAAAGCGGAGTGTATGGGTCACCCTGTGGCTCACAAGAAGAACTGAGCAAGGAGGGAACAGGACACAGTACCAACCCTGCTTTGGACCCTGGTGATGACAAAAGCAATGACCTGGTGCTCAGTTGCCCGTGTTTCAGGAATGAGATTGGTGGAGAGTGTGAGAGGAACATCTCTCCTGCTAAACAG CAGGGCAGCATAGGCAGTGGGGGAAGCTCAAGCAATTCTTCTGGTAGTACAGAGGAAGGTCCTTTGGATTCCACCCTCACTACTCATTTTACCAATGCTGGTGTGGCTGTGTTGGAGGCGCCCAAGGATGGGCCAAGCCAACATGCAGACAGGTCCAAACGATACATTGTGGAGCACGTTGATCTCGGCGCCTACTACTACCGAAAGTACTTCTACCTCAGAG AACACTGGAACTACTTAGGGGTAGATGAGAACTTGGGCCCAGTGGCAGTGAGTCTGAGGAGGGAGAAGTTGGATGAGCACAAGGAGCATGGCCAGCAGTACAACTACAGGGTCATCTTCAGGACGAGTGAG CTGAATACCCTGAGGGGCGCCATCCTGGAAGATGCTGTACCCTCCACATCCAAGCACGGTCTAGCTCGAGGTCTGCCCCTGAAAGAGGTGCTGGAGTACCTGGTTCCTGAGCTCAACGCCCACTGCCTGCGCCTGGCACTCAACACACCTAAAGTTACAGAGCAGCTGATGAAGCTGGATGAGCAAGGG TTGAGTTTCCAGCGGAAAGTGGGTGTGATGTACTGTATGGCAGGTcagagcagtgaggaggagatgtaCAACAACGAATCAGCTGGTCAAGCGCTGGAGGAGTTCCTTCATCTGCTGGGGGAGAGGGTTCGACTTAAAGGCTTCACCAAGTACAGGGCCCAGCTGGACACCAAGA CTGACTCGACGGGTACCCACTCGTTGTACACCACTTACAAGGACTATGAGATCATGTTCCATGTATCTACCATGCTGCCCTACACACCCAACAATAAGCAACAG CTACTCCGGAAGCGTCATATTGGGAATGACATCGTCACAATTGTGTTCCAGGAACCTGGCGCTCTCCCCTTCACCCCCAAAAACATTCGCTCTCACTTCCAGCACGTCTTTGTGATCGTACGTGCTCATAACCCGTGTTCTGAGAACAGCTCTTACAG TGTGGCGGTCACTCGTTCCAAAGACGTGCCCTCTTTTGGCCCCCTCATCCCAGAAGGCGTGACCTTTCCCAAGTCCTCTGTGTTCCGGGACTTCCTGCTGGCCAAGGTCATCAATGCGGAGAACGCCGCCCACAAGTCGCACAAGTTCCGCGCCATGGCCACCCGAACACACCAGGAGTATCTGCGCGACCTGGCTGAGCGCCACACCACCAGCACTCCCATCGACCCCTCAGGAAAGTTCCCTTTCATCTCACTGGCTcacaagaaaaaagagaaaagtaggCCGTACGGAGGGGCAGAGCTGCGCAGCCTGGGAGCTACAACCTGGCCGGTCCACGTTGAAGATCATGGGACCGGAGGGGAACTGGAAGCCCTTTTGGCCATCTCCAATGACTTTCTCATCTTGTTGGACCAGGAGGCCAAGGCTGTGGTGTTCAACTGTGCCACTAAGGACGTGATCGGCTGGACGCTGAGCAGCCCTGCATCTTTGCGGATTTTCTACGAACGTGGAGACAGTGTGTCTCTGAGAAGTATCAGTAATAACACTGAGGATTTCAAGGAGGTTGTTAAACGTTTAGAG TTCCTGACCAAGGGTTGTGAGACATCAGAGATGACGCTTCGTCGAAACGGCCTTGGGCAACTCGGCTTCCACGTCAACTATGAAGGCATCGTGGCTGAG GTGGAGCCGTATGGTTATGCCTGGCAGGCAGGACTGAGACAGGGAAGCCGATTGGTAGAAATCTGCAAAGTTGCTGTTGCAACACTGACCCATGAGCAGATGATTGATCTCCTGCGAACCTCAGTGACAGTGCGTGTCGTCATCATCCCACCACATGATGACGCCACTCCACGCAG GGGCTGTTCAGAGCTCTATCGGATGCCCGTATCAGATTACAAGGGTAGCAGCAGCGATAGTGGCTCCTTCGAGTACAAGTTCCCCTTCCGcagtaacaacaacaagtgGCAGAGGACGTCCAGCAGCCCTCAGCAATCACTGACTGCCTCGCCACAGCCCCACACGCCCAACCGGGCTATCAGCCTGGGTAGCTCAGTGGGGAAGACCCTGTCAGCTGAGCGGCTAGAGAGGGGCGCAGTCATCCCACGCAGTGTCAGCAGCGATGGCCGGCCCCTGGACACCAAAAG GATGTCTCCAGGCAGTGAGAGCTATAGCCTGGCCTCTTCCCTGGCGTTGGGTCGTTCCCCTCACAATCGCAGCTCTCCCAGCAACCTGTCTTGTTCCAGTGACGCCTCCGGAAGCTCTGCTCACTGGAGACAGAAGTCCATGCCTGAGCA GTTTGTAAGCAATCGCCACTCGCCGATGTCCGGGGAGAGACGAGAGGTGGTCGGAGAAGGCAGCTCCAGTGGGAAGTCCACTCCCAATTGGTCAAGAATGGAGGACGGGGGAAGTGGTGAGCGAGGGTCAACAG AGGCCCCAGTCTCCAAGTCTGGTCCAGGTTACTCAGGAGCTCCCCGCATCCAGAGGCAGGAGCAGGTCATCCACATCTCACCGAAGAAGAGTAGCCAG TCTGACGGACCTTACTCCGGACACTCAAGTAGTAATACTCTATCCAGCACAGCTTCCAGCGGGGGCCACAGCGACAGCGATAAATG TACCACCTCCCTATTGGCTCCcagtggaggcagagagagcagggagcGGTCAGTGTCTCCATGGCATAGCCCCACCGAGGGAGGCCGCAGGATGCTGGAGAGATCACCTGCTGCCGCTGAGTCCCCTGGACCTCCAGGAGAAAGGAGTATGGACGGAACAGGCCGGACCCCCCCTACTCATCTCCTTGTTAGAGACAGCAGCACGTACAGTCTAAGTGAAGCTGGATCGCACTCgag CGCCAGGCATTCAGGCCACAGCTCCCCAAGAGAGGAGTCCTCCTCTTCAGCCACCTCCCCTTCATCCCAGTCTTCGGCATCCCCTGGGCCCAAGAGCTTCTACCCCCGCCAGGGAGCTCAGTCCAAATACCTGATTGGCTGGAGGAAGCCCGGTTCCACCATCAATTCTGTCGACTTTGGAGACACACGCAA gaagtcaccaggagaaggaggagtggAGGCTGCGCCAACCCCAGCAGCCAGGCCCTCCCTTCGTGACATGCACTCGCCCCAGCCTCATGCCAAATCTACTAtagaggaagatgtgaagagACACAGCACCCCAGACAGCCCTCCACCACCACGCAGACATAAGGAAAAG CACGGACAGAAATCTCCAACAGGCCAGCCTCCCAGCCACCGTCGCTCCCTCCATCGTACCCTGTCAGATGAGAGTATCTATCGTGGCCAGCGTCTTCCTTGCTTGAGCGACACAGTGGCTGAACCGGCACTCGGCGCTGATGttctcttcagctgctccacccTCCCACGCTCACCCACCACGCGTGGTGTTCCCCTCCGGCGACCCTCCTATAAGCTGGGAGTCAAGCTCCACG GTGATCTTTCGGCATCTGACACATCATTGGTGGATTTGGTCGAGCGTCATCGTGGGCCCCTCCCTCCGGAGCTGATGCCTCTTCCATCTTCAGACAGGGACAACTTGGAGTGGACACACCTGGTGGACGTTGCTAATACCTTTGAGACcgaaagaaacacacattacG TCCAAAGAAGTTTTGTCTTTGGAGATGCGAACCACCGAAGCAGTGGTGCCTCCAGTCCCCAGCAACCACACATAGAGCTGCAGCCTGTTCCACTGTCACGGCCTTCATCGAG TGAGGGTCACATAGGGCTAGAGAGGAAGGTAACTAAGCTGGAGGCCATGGTGAAGATGCTCCAGGAGGATCTGAAGAAG GAGCGTGAGGAGAAGGTAAGACTTCAGTCTCAGATCAAGAGGCTGTGGGAGGACAACcagaggctgcaggaggagtcCCAAACCTCGGCTGCCAAGCTCAAGAAGTTTACCGAGTGGGTCTTCAACACCATCGACATGAACTGA
- the sipa1l1 gene encoding signal-induced proliferation-associated 1-like protein 1 isoform X1 has translation MTSLKRSQTERSVGGSVPATDEFYTRRLRLPNGGAPPPRSESAHISSSSTTGTNPGVPKMGVRARVADWPPRKDGGGGGVWHITVETDSPSSTNTTSSSGSGSGDRERLGGGGGGGGGGGGGGGGGGGGGGGGGGSGGSGGSGGGGVSAVTAHSNLSAKLGHLISPQDSSMLRNIHNTLKSKMQSKGKDNRFLSPDGYLGSPRKGMRRIRQRSNSDITISELDGDGNEGWSFSGWTPMHREYGSTSSIDKHGVSGESFFDMLKGYQSHEAPDQRSPAPERLTELLTVAPIKQAALDLPDGPLGPARGSPASRLKEREKHLKRRSKSETGGESIFRKLRSVKVEGDTSRAGSDAEDGGKGDESGPAPKPWLCQKGFSHFDVQSLLFDLNEVIHSRQSGSKRKNTTTGASAAAAASASATSSLSSNQSGVYGSPCGSQEELSKEGTGHSTNPALDPGDDKSNDLVLSCPCFRNEIGGECERNISPAKQQGSIGSGGSSSNSSGSTEEGPLDSTLTTHFTNAGVAVLEAPKDGPSQHADRSKRYIVEHVDLGAYYYRKYFYLREHWNYLGVDENLGPVAVSLRREKLDEHKEHGQQYNYRVIFRTSELNTLRGAILEDAVPSTSKHGLARGLPLKEVLEYLVPELNAHCLRLALNTPKVTEQLMKLDEQGLSFQRKVGVMYCMAGQSSEEEMYNNESAGQALEEFLHLLGERVRLKGFTKYRAQLDTKTDSTGTHSLYTTYKDYEIMFHVSTMLPYTPNNKQQLLRKRHIGNDIVTIVFQEPGALPFTPKNIRSHFQHVFVIVRAHNPCSENSSYSVAVTRSKDVPSFGPLIPEGVTFPKSSVFRDFLLAKVINAENAAHKSHKFRAMATRTHQEYLRDLAERHTTSTPIDPSGKFPFISLAHKKKEKSRPYGGAELRSLGATTWPVHVEDHGTGGELEALLAISNDFLILLDQEAKAVVFNCATKDVIGWTLSSPASLRIFYERGDSVSLRSISNNTEDFKEVVKRLEFLTKGCETSEMTLRRNGLGQLGFHVNYEGIVAEVEPYGYAWQAGLRQGSRLVEICKVAVATLTHEQMIDLLRTSVTVRVVIIPPHDDATPRRGCSELYRMPVSDYKGSSSDSGSFEYKFPFRSNNNKWQRTSSSPQQSLTASPQPHTPNRAISLGSSVGKTLSAERLERGAVIPRSVSSDGRPLDTKRMSPGSESYSLASSLALGRSPHNRSSPSNLSCSSDASGSSAHWRQKSMPEQFVSNRHSPMSGERREVVGEGSSSGKSTPNWSRMEDGGSGERGSTEAPVSKSGPGYSGAPRIQRQEQVIHISPKKSSQSDGPYSGHSSSNTLSSTASSGGHSDSDKWYEMGAGGGSSGDQGETEPNGLGGGGYLQGASADSGIDTSSYGASHHSHPHSHHGSTTSLLAPSGGRESRERSVSPWHSPTEGGRRMLERSPAAAESPGPPGERSMDGTGRTPPTHLLVRDSSTYSLSEAGSHSSARHSGHSSPREESSSSATSPSSQSSASPGPKSFYPRQGAQSKYLIGWRKPGSTINSVDFGDTRKKSPGEGGVEAAPTPAARPSLRDMHSPQPHAKSTIEEDVKRHSTPDSPPPPRRHKEKHGQKSPTGQPPSHRRSLHRTLSDESIYRGQRLPCLSDTVAEPALGADVLFSCSTLPRSPTTRGVPLRRPSYKLGVKLHGDLSASDTSLVDLVERHRGPLPPELMPLPSSDRDNLEWTHLVDVANTFETERNTHYVQRSFVFGDANHRSSGASSPQQPHIELQPVPLSRPSSSEGHIGLERKVTKLEAMVKMLQEDLKKEREEKVRLQSQIKRLWEDNQRLQEESQTSAAKLKKFTEWVFNTIDMN, from the exons ATGACCAGTCTGAAGCGTTCTCAGACAGAGCGCTCGGTTGGTGGCTCAGTGCCGGCTACTGATGAGTTCTATACCCGCCGCTTGCGTCTGCCAAATGGAGGTGCACCACCACCCCGCAGTGAGAGCGCCcacatctcctcttcctccaccaccgGCACCAACCCTGGCGTCCCTAAGATGGGTGTCCGGGCTCGTGTGGCTGATTGGCCTCCACGGAAagatgggggaggagggggtgtttGGCATATCACTGTCGAAACAGACTCACCCAGCTCTACCAACACCACCAGCTCTTCAGGATCAGGAAGTGGAGATAGAGAAAGACttggaggtgggggagggggaggaggaggaggaggaggtggaggaggtggtggtggtggtggtggtggtggtggaggaggaagtggtggtagtggtggcAGTGGGGGAGGTGGGGTGTCAGCCGTCACAGCCCACAGCAATCTGTCAGCCAAGCTGGGCCACCTGATAAGCCCACAGGACTCATCCATGCTGCGCAACATCCACAACACACTAAAGAGCAAGATGCAGAGCAAGGGAAAGGACAATCGCTTCCTGTCGCCAGATGGATATCTGGGTTCACCTCGCAAAGGCATGAGGCGCATTCGCCAGCGTAGCAACAGTGATATAACTATCAGTGAGCTGGATGGTGACGGCAATGAGGGCTGGTCCTTCTCGGGATGGACACCCATGCACCGTGAGTACGGCAGCACTTCATCCATTGATAAACATGGTGTGTCGGGAGAGAGCTTTTTTGACATGCTAAAGGGATACCAATCCCATGAGGCCCCTGATCAGCGAAGCCCAGCTCCAGAGAGGCTCACGGAACTACTTACCGTGGCTCCAATAAAACAGGCAGCTTTGGACCTGCCAGACGGACCTTTAGGTCCAGCTAGAGGTAGTCCCGCCAGTCGACTGAAGGAACGAGAGAAGCACTTGAAGAGGAGGTCGAAGtcagagacaggtggagagtCAATATTTCGTAAGCTGCGCAGTGTGAAAGTGGAAGGGGACACTTCAAGGGCAGGCTCAGATGCTGAAGATGGAGGTAAGGGGGATGAGAGTGGTCCAGCTCCCAAACCCTGGTTGTGCCAAAAAGGCTTTTCCCATTTTGACGTCCAGTCTCTACTCTTTGACCTCAACGAGGTAATCCACAGTCGTCAGTCTGGGTCCAAACGCAAGAACACCACTACTGGTGcctcggctgctgctgctgcctctgcttcGGCCACATCCTCCCTGTCCTCCAATCAAAGCGGAGTGTATGGGTCACCCTGTGGCTCACAAGAAGAACTGAGCAAGGAGGGAACAGGACACAGTACCAACCCTGCTTTGGACCCTGGTGATGACAAAAGCAATGACCTGGTGCTCAGTTGCCCGTGTTTCAGGAATGAGATTGGTGGAGAGTGTGAGAGGAACATCTCTCCTGCTAAACAG CAGGGCAGCATAGGCAGTGGGGGAAGCTCAAGCAATTCTTCTGGTAGTACAGAGGAAGGTCCTTTGGATTCCACCCTCACTACTCATTTTACCAATGCTGGTGTGGCTGTGTTGGAGGCGCCCAAGGATGGGCCAAGCCAACATGCAGACAGGTCCAAACGATACATTGTGGAGCACGTTGATCTCGGCGCCTACTACTACCGAAAGTACTTCTACCTCAGAG AACACTGGAACTACTTAGGGGTAGATGAGAACTTGGGCCCAGTGGCAGTGAGTCTGAGGAGGGAGAAGTTGGATGAGCACAAGGAGCATGGCCAGCAGTACAACTACAGGGTCATCTTCAGGACGAGTGAG CTGAATACCCTGAGGGGCGCCATCCTGGAAGATGCTGTACCCTCCACATCCAAGCACGGTCTAGCTCGAGGTCTGCCCCTGAAAGAGGTGCTGGAGTACCTGGTTCCTGAGCTCAACGCCCACTGCCTGCGCCTGGCACTCAACACACCTAAAGTTACAGAGCAGCTGATGAAGCTGGATGAGCAAGGG TTGAGTTTCCAGCGGAAAGTGGGTGTGATGTACTGTATGGCAGGTcagagcagtgaggaggagatgtaCAACAACGAATCAGCTGGTCAAGCGCTGGAGGAGTTCCTTCATCTGCTGGGGGAGAGGGTTCGACTTAAAGGCTTCACCAAGTACAGGGCCCAGCTGGACACCAAGA CTGACTCGACGGGTACCCACTCGTTGTACACCACTTACAAGGACTATGAGATCATGTTCCATGTATCTACCATGCTGCCCTACACACCCAACAATAAGCAACAG CTACTCCGGAAGCGTCATATTGGGAATGACATCGTCACAATTGTGTTCCAGGAACCTGGCGCTCTCCCCTTCACCCCCAAAAACATTCGCTCTCACTTCCAGCACGTCTTTGTGATCGTACGTGCTCATAACCCGTGTTCTGAGAACAGCTCTTACAG TGTGGCGGTCACTCGTTCCAAAGACGTGCCCTCTTTTGGCCCCCTCATCCCAGAAGGCGTGACCTTTCCCAAGTCCTCTGTGTTCCGGGACTTCCTGCTGGCCAAGGTCATCAATGCGGAGAACGCCGCCCACAAGTCGCACAAGTTCCGCGCCATGGCCACCCGAACACACCAGGAGTATCTGCGCGACCTGGCTGAGCGCCACACCACCAGCACTCCCATCGACCCCTCAGGAAAGTTCCCTTTCATCTCACTGGCTcacaagaaaaaagagaaaagtaggCCGTACGGAGGGGCAGAGCTGCGCAGCCTGGGAGCTACAACCTGGCCGGTCCACGTTGAAGATCATGGGACCGGAGGGGAACTGGAAGCCCTTTTGGCCATCTCCAATGACTTTCTCATCTTGTTGGACCAGGAGGCCAAGGCTGTGGTGTTCAACTGTGCCACTAAGGACGTGATCGGCTGGACGCTGAGCAGCCCTGCATCTTTGCGGATTTTCTACGAACGTGGAGACAGTGTGTCTCTGAGAAGTATCAGTAATAACACTGAGGATTTCAAGGAGGTTGTTAAACGTTTAGAG TTCCTGACCAAGGGTTGTGAGACATCAGAGATGACGCTTCGTCGAAACGGCCTTGGGCAACTCGGCTTCCACGTCAACTATGAAGGCATCGTGGCTGAG GTGGAGCCGTATGGTTATGCCTGGCAGGCAGGACTGAGACAGGGAAGCCGATTGGTAGAAATCTGCAAAGTTGCTGTTGCAACACTGACCCATGAGCAGATGATTGATCTCCTGCGAACCTCAGTGACAGTGCGTGTCGTCATCATCCCACCACATGATGACGCCACTCCACGCAG GGGCTGTTCAGAGCTCTATCGGATGCCCGTATCAGATTACAAGGGTAGCAGCAGCGATAGTGGCTCCTTCGAGTACAAGTTCCCCTTCCGcagtaacaacaacaagtgGCAGAGGACGTCCAGCAGCCCTCAGCAATCACTGACTGCCTCGCCACAGCCCCACACGCCCAACCGGGCTATCAGCCTGGGTAGCTCAGTGGGGAAGACCCTGTCAGCTGAGCGGCTAGAGAGGGGCGCAGTCATCCCACGCAGTGTCAGCAGCGATGGCCGGCCCCTGGACACCAAAAG GATGTCTCCAGGCAGTGAGAGCTATAGCCTGGCCTCTTCCCTGGCGTTGGGTCGTTCCCCTCACAATCGCAGCTCTCCCAGCAACCTGTCTTGTTCCAGTGACGCCTCCGGAAGCTCTGCTCACTGGAGACAGAAGTCCATGCCTGAGCA GTTTGTAAGCAATCGCCACTCGCCGATGTCCGGGGAGAGACGAGAGGTGGTCGGAGAAGGCAGCTCCAGTGGGAAGTCCACTCCCAATTGGTCAAGAATGGAGGACGGGGGAAGTGGTGAGCGAGGGTCAACAG AGGCCCCAGTCTCCAAGTCTGGTCCAGGTTACTCAGGAGCTCCCCGCATCCAGAGGCAGGAGCAGGTCATCCACATCTCACCGAAGAAGAGTAGCCAG TCTGACGGACCTTACTCCGGACACTCAAGTAGTAATACTCTATCCAGCACAGCTTCCAGCGGGGGCCACAGCGACAGCGATAAATGGTACGAAATGGGAGCGGGTGGAGGCTCCAGTGGTGACCAGGGTGAAACTGAGCCCAATGGCCTGGGAGGAGGTGGCTACCTCCAGGGGGCCTCGGCCGACAGCGGCATTGACACAAGCTCTTATGGAGCCTCTCACCACTCTCACCCCCATTCTCATCATGGCAGTACCACCTCCCTATTGGCTCCcagtggaggcagagagagcagggagcGGTCAGTGTCTCCATGGCATAGCCCCACCGAGGGAGGCCGCAGGATGCTGGAGAGATCACCTGCTGCCGCTGAGTCCCCTGGACCTCCAGGAGAAAGGAGTATGGACGGAACAGGCCGGACCCCCCCTACTCATCTCCTTGTTAGAGACAGCAGCACGTACAGTCTAAGTGAAGCTGGATCGCACTCgag CGCCAGGCATTCAGGCCACAGCTCCCCAAGAGAGGAGTCCTCCTCTTCAGCCACCTCCCCTTCATCCCAGTCTTCGGCATCCCCTGGGCCCAAGAGCTTCTACCCCCGCCAGGGAGCTCAGTCCAAATACCTGATTGGCTGGAGGAAGCCCGGTTCCACCATCAATTCTGTCGACTTTGGAGACACACGCAA gaagtcaccaggagaaggaggagtggAGGCTGCGCCAACCCCAGCAGCCAGGCCCTCCCTTCGTGACATGCACTCGCCCCAGCCTCATGCCAAATCTACTAtagaggaagatgtgaagagACACAGCACCCCAGACAGCCCTCCACCACCACGCAGACATAAGGAAAAG CACGGACAGAAATCTCCAACAGGCCAGCCTCCCAGCCACCGTCGCTCCCTCCATCGTACCCTGTCAGATGAGAGTATCTATCGTGGCCAGCGTCTTCCTTGCTTGAGCGACACAGTGGCTGAACCGGCACTCGGCGCTGATGttctcttcagctgctccacccTCCCACGCTCACCCACCACGCGTGGTGTTCCCCTCCGGCGACCCTCCTATAAGCTGGGAGTCAAGCTCCACG GTGATCTTTCGGCATCTGACACATCATTGGTGGATTTGGTCGAGCGTCATCGTGGGCCCCTCCCTCCGGAGCTGATGCCTCTTCCATCTTCAGACAGGGACAACTTGGAGTGGACACACCTGGTGGACGTTGCTAATACCTTTGAGACcgaaagaaacacacattacG TCCAAAGAAGTTTTGTCTTTGGAGATGCGAACCACCGAAGCAGTGGTGCCTCCAGTCCCCAGCAACCACACATAGAGCTGCAGCCTGTTCCACTGTCACGGCCTTCATCGAG TGAGGGTCACATAGGGCTAGAGAGGAAGGTAACTAAGCTGGAGGCCATGGTGAAGATGCTCCAGGAGGATCTGAAGAAG GAGCGTGAGGAGAAGGTAAGACTTCAGTCTCAGATCAAGAGGCTGTGGGAGGACAACcagaggctgcaggaggagtcCCAAACCTCGGCTGCCAAGCTCAAGAAGTTTACCGAGTGGGTCTTCAACACCATCGACATGAACTGA